In the Cydia amplana chromosome 14, ilCydAmpl1.1, whole genome shotgun sequence genome, one interval contains:
- the LOC134654213 gene encoding inhibitor of growth protein 5, with the protein MTSALYLEHYLDSLQHLPIELQRNFKLMRDLDDRAHGLMRTIDLMADELLPNIPKMDEEMKKDKVNTIQGLFNKAKEYGDDKVQLAIQTYELVDKHIRRLDSDLARFESEIQEKVMSARAAQQAAADQEPNTTTVKKGRKKHKGSEKAAATTGKKKRVGASSEDDAVASGRSAAKKKAQRKGATTIASAVKEQDENADLDSVAGMAHPSDVLDMPVDPNEPTYCLCHQVSYGEMIGCDNPDCPIEWFHFACVDLNIKPKGKWYCPKCTQDRKKK; encoded by the coding sequence ATGACTTCAGCACTTTATTTAGAGCACTATCTGGACAGTCTTCAACATCTGCCGATAGAATTACAGAGAAATTTCAAGTTAATGCGAGACCTCGATGATAGGGCACACGGGTTAATGAGGACAATTGATCTTATGGCAGACGAACTATTGCCCAATATTCCGAAAATGGACGAGGAAATGAAGAAAGACAAGGTTAATACCATACAGGGCCTGTTTAACAAGGCCAAGGAATACGGCGATGATAAAGTGCAGCTCGCAATACAGACTTACGAGTTGGTGGACAAACACATACGGCGCCTTGACTCTGACCTTGCTCGCTTCGAATCGGAAATTCAAGAGAAAGTGATGAGCGCCCGCGCAGCGCAACAAGCTGCCGCAGACCAGGAGCCGAATACCACCACAGTTAAGAAAGGAAGGAAGAAGCATAAGGGGAGTGAGAAGGCAGCTGCTACCACTGGTAAGAAGAAGCGCGTCGGAGCTTCCAGCGAGGACGATGCGGTCGCATCGGGCAGATCCGCAGCCAAAAAGAAGGCACAGCGCAAAGGTGCAACTACAATAGCCAGTGCTGTGAAGGAACAAGACGAAAATGCAGATTTGGACTCGGTTGCTGGCATGGCTCATCCTAGTGACGTCCTCGACATGCCTGTCGACCCTAACGAGCCCACTTACTGCCTCTGCCACCAAGTTTCATATGGAGAAATGATAGGTTGTGACAACCCTGACTGTCCCATTGAGTGGTTCCACTTCGCTTGTGTAGATCTTAACATTAAGCCCAAAGGCAAGTGGTATTGTCCTAAGTGTACCCAGGACCGCAAGAAAAAATGA